Sequence from the Trueperaceae bacterium genome:
GGCGTCGCCGCCACCCTCGACCTCCGCAACGACGGCAACGTCGCCCTGGCCCTGACGCTGCGGGTCACGCCGGCGGCGCGGCTGGTGCCGCGGCACGTCGAACTCGCCCCGGGGGCTCAGGTCCGGGTCGTGGTGCGGTGGACGCCCGAGGACGTCGCGCGAGCAGACGCCGCGGAGCGCTGGGTCGTCTCCGCCCACGCGGACGAACGCCTCCTCGCGCGCCGGGCGGTCCCCCTCCCGGCGTCCTCGGGGAGGCCACCCCCGGAGCCCGAGGGGCCGCGCTTCGCGGGGACGGTGGAGGTCCGCACCGAGACCGACGGGGGCGGGGCCGTGACGGTGGCGGGGCGCACGCGCGACCGCGACGCGGGCCGCGCCACGTTCGCGGTGGACGCGACGGTGCCCCGCGACGGACCGCCGGACCTGGACCTGCGGATCGCGCGGGGGGCCTGGCGCGTCGACGTCGGGCACGACGCCCGGGCCGCCCTGCCGGAACGACCGCGCGCGGAGGGGTTCGGGGTCGCGGTTCGCGTCGATCCCCTCGAGGTCGGGCCGGCCGTCGCCACCGTGGAGGGCTTCGTCCAGGCGCCCGTCGGGGACGCCGGTGCGGCGCCGGGGTCGACCGATCCCGCCGCGGGTCGTCCCGCCCTGCACGCCGGTGCACGCGTTCGCTTCGCGCCGGTGGAGGGGTGGGGCGTCGACGTGGGGCTGGCGGCGGTGGGGGGCGCGACCGAGGGGTCGTTCGGGGTGATGGCGTCCCGCCCCGTCGGGAGGACGGGGGGCGGCGTCGCGTCGGGGCGCGCCCGCGTCCACGTCCGCCGCGAACCGGCGGCTGCGCTGCGTACGTCGTGGGCCCTCACCGCGCGATGGCGGGGGGCGCACCACGCCCTCGCGTGGGCGTACGACGGGACGTTCGACGGGGCGTACGACGGGGCGTCCGAGGGGGCGACCGCGGGGCGGGACGGCGGACCGTCGCGAACCCTGGCCGCGACCGCGTCGTGGTGGCCCGACGCGGGCCGGGTGGGGTCGGTCGTGGCGCGCGCCCGGTCGGAACGGGGAGGCCGGACCCGCGACGACCTGGACGTGCGCTGGGCGGTCTCCTCGGGCCCGTGGGCCGCGTCGCTGCGCGCGGACGTCGGGCGGGACGGCGAGGGGTCGCCCGATGCGGGCCGGCGCGAGGGGGGCCTCACCCTCGGCGCCGGGCGGGACGGCGACGCGCGAGCGTGGCGGGCGCGCGTCGAGGTCGGCGTCCGGGGCGAGGGGGGCGTCCCGGCGGGGACGCCCCCGGGGGCGACGTGGACCCCGTCGGTCCGGACGGAGCTGGGGGCGGACCTGGGCGAGGGGGTGGCGACGGCGGAGGTGCGGCGGTGGCGGCCCGCTGGAGGTGCGCACCCCGAGCTTCGCGGAGAGGTCGCGTGGGACGGGCCGCTACCTGGAGGGCTGCACGCGAGCGTGTCGGCGCGGCGGGAGGGCCCCGTGGCGGCGGCGACGTACGGCGCCGACGTCGCGCTGGAGGCGCCGGGGCCGGGGGGCGGCACGGTGACGGCGCTCGCGCACCTCGGGTGGGGGCGCGGCGAGCCGCTCACCGCCCTCTCCGTGCGGTGGGCGGGCGCCCCGCCCGGAGTCGGAGGGTTCGGGGGCGCGGGCGCCCCCGACGTCGCCGCGTCGGTGCACCTCGAGGGGGGCGGTGGGGGGTGGCGCGCCCGCGCGGAACTCGCGGTGGCGCACCCCTTCGCGGTGCCGCTGGCGCCGCCCCCACCGACCGGGCGGGTCGAGGGCACGGTGGTGGGGCCCGACGGCCCCTGGGCGGGCGCGGAGATCCGGATCGGGGGGCGGGTCGTCACGACCGACGCCCAGGGGGTCTTTCGGGTGGACGGGCTTCCGGTTGGGGAGGCGTACGTCGCGCGCGGGGCGGTCGGGTGGCCGTTCGACGCGCGCCTCGATCCGCCCCCACCGCACCGGGTCACGGTCCGCGCCGGCGAGGTGACGCACGTCCACTACCGCGTGGTGCGGACCGGCACGCTGACGGGGTCCGTGCAGGTCGAGACGCCGGCGTCCGCCACGGACGGCGTTCCCCTCGCCCCGGATCCGGGCGTGGACGTCGGGGCGACCGAGGTCGTGCTGACCCGCGCGGGGGAGCGCCTCGTGGTTCGGCCGGGCCCGGACGGACGCTGGCGGCGGACGCACGTCCGGCCGGGCACCTGGCGGGTCGAGGTGCACCTCGCCGCGGCGTCGACGCGCGTGCGCGCCGTGCACGCGCCCGACGCGGTGCACCTCCCGCCGGGTGGGGAGGCGGCGGTGCCGGTGGGGGTGACGGTGGAGCCGCGCACGGTGCGTTCGCGGGACGGCGGCACCCTCTCGGTGCCGAGCGACGGCGAGTGATCGGGTGGGGCGGACGTCCCTGGTTGCGGCCCGCGTGCCGTGACGTGATGCGGTGGAACGCGAAACGAGGAGGGTGTGCATGCGCGGTACCACCGCACCGATTCGCCACGACCGCGACGGGGGCAGCGATGCCACGCGCCGCGCGCGGGTCGCCCTCGCGCCGCTCGACGCGGAGGACGTCGCGACGCGCGCGCTGGTCCGCGATCTCGGGGCCGGGGGGCTGGACGTCGACGTGGTTGCCGGCCCCCCGGAGGCCGGGGAGCTCCCCTCGGGCGCCGACGCGCTCCTCGTGGACGTCGACCCGGTGTCGGGCGCCGGGTGGGCGTGCGCGGAGGCGGCGCGGACCGACGTCCCCGCGGTCCCGCTCCTCGTCCGGATGGTGGGCGAGGACGTCGATGCGACCCTCCGCGGGTTCGATCTCGGTGCGGAGGACGTGCTGCTGCACTCGACCGCATCGGCCGAAGTCCTCGCGCGGATCGGGGTGGTGATCCGCCGCCACCGCGCCGATGGCGTCATCCGCTACGGCGATCTCGTCATCGATTTCACCGCCCGCGCGGCGTTTCTCGGGTCGCGACCGCTCGACGTGTCGGGGTTGCAGTTCGACGTGCTGGCCGTGTTGGCGCGGCATCCGGATCGGGTGTGGACGCGCCGCGAACTGGTCGAACGGGCGTGGCCGGCGTCGGGCACCCCGTCCGCGCGGAGCGTGGACGTGCGCATCCGCCACCTGCGGGTCGCGTTGGGCGACGACGTGCACGACCCCACGTTCATCGAGACCGTGCGCGGCCGCGGCTACCGGTGGCTCCGGGCCGGCGCCGCAGTGACGCATGCCTTTACGGATCCGTAACGACGCGGTTACAATTGCGGGTATGGTACCGTGTACGCCGCACCAAGCGAAACGAGGCACCCCATGACCGTGCGCCCCCCCACCCTCCGCCCCACGTCCAACGTCCTGTTCGTCGGCCTCGACGCGGCGCTCCGGTCGGCCCTCGAGCGTCGGCTGACCGAGAACGAGGTCCGCGTCGTCGTGGAGGACGACGTCGACGCCGCCCCGGCCCACGGGCCCGACGTCGACGTCGCGGTGATCGACGTCCGCCACGCGGGCGCCCTGGATCTCGCGCGCGGGCTCCGTCGCTTTCGGCCCGAACTCCCCCTCCTGAGCATCGGCGCGGCGGACGACGTCGCGACGACCGTCGAGCTGCTCGATCGCGGGGTCGAGGATCACCTCGAGGCGCCGGCCGACGCGGACGTCGCGGCGTGGCGGGTGCAGGCGGCGACGTCGGGTGGCGTCGGGGTGCGTCCGCTCGGGGCGCAGGACCTCCGCTTCGACGAGGGGGCCCGCACGGTGCACTACCAGGGTCGCAGCGCCACGCTGACGCCGGGCGAGTACGACCTCGTCGCGACGCTCGCACGCAAGCCCGGGCACGTCTTCCGTCGCGGCGACGTCGTCGCGCGCCTGTGGGGGCGCGACTCGGAGAACGGCGAGCGGGCGGTGGACGCCCTCGTCAGTCGGACGCGACGCCGCCTCGAGCGGGAGCTCGGGGTCGAGGGCGGCATGATCCGCACGGTGCGGGGCGTCGGCTACCAGTTCGAGCGGCGCCGCACCGCGCGCGAGGACGACGCGGAGGCGGTGGCGTGAGCGGGGCTTCGGGGGACGCCGTGAGCCTCTTGTGGTTGCGCGCCGACGCGCCGTCGTTGGGCGACGTCGGCGCGACGTTGGAGCGCGAGGGGTACGTCGCGCACGTTGCGCCGCAATCGGCGCCGGACGCGCACGCCGCCTCGTTGGGCGTCGACGCCGTCCTGCTCGACGGGCTCGAGGAGGCGGGCTGGCGCTTCCTGCGGAGCGTGCTGTCGAGCCGGCCGGACCTACCGATCGTCGTGGTCGCCGAATCGCTTCCGCCCGAGGCGCGGATCGGCCTGTTGGATCTCGGGGTCGCCGCGCACGTCCCGGCGCCGGTCGACGACGCCGTCCTGGCGGCCCGCCTGCGCTGGGCTCGGGCGCGGCGCGAACGCCGCACCGCGCACTCCGGTCCGGTGCTCGAGGTGGACGACGCGCAACGCCGCGTCTGGCTGAACGGGGAGGCGCTCGACCTGCCGCGGCGCGAGTTCGACGTCCTGACGATGTTGATGATGAACGCCGGCCGCGTCGTCCCGCGCGAGCGCCTGATGCAGTCGGTGTGGGGCCCCAGCTACAGGCCGGGCTCCCGGTCGCTCGACGTGCGCGTCAGCCGCCTCCGCAAGCTGTTGGGGGACGGCGAGCGGGAGGCGGCGCCGGCGATCGAGACGGTGCCCGGCGTCGGGTACCGGCTGCTGGTCTAGGGCCCGGCGCGCCTCCCCGCGCGCTTCGGCGCTCGAGCCCGCGTCCGGACCCGAGCGCCGAAGCGTTCAGGTGGCGGCGACGCCGGGCGCCGCGCGGCGCGACCGCGCGAAGTTGATCCCCAGCACCGCCGCGATCAACGCGAAGCCGGCGACCTCGATGACGAACGCCGGGAAGAAGATCGCGACGGTCCCCGCGCTCGCCAGCAGCCGGGAGAACCACGTCATGCGCGTGAACAGGAACCCCTCGATCGCCGCGGCGAACGCCCCGAGCGCCGCGAACGCGGTGAGGACCGTCCAGGCGACGTACCACCAGGCCCCCCCGAGGATCATCTCGGGGTTGAACACCATGAACAGCGGCACCAGGTAGAGCCCCTTCGCGAACTTCCACGCCTCGACGCCCGTCCGCATCGGGTTGGCACCGGCGACGCCGGCCCCGGCGAAGGCGGCGAGGGCGACCGGCGGGGTGACGTTCGAGTCCTGCGAGTACCAGAACACCAGCAGGTGCGCGATGATCAACGGGATCCCGAACTCCTGCGTGAGGGCGGGACCCGTCAACACGATCAGCACGATGTAGCTGGCGGTGACCGGCAGGCCCAGGC
This genomic interval carries:
- a CDS encoding winged helix-turn-helix domain-containing protein; translation: MTVRPPTLRPTSNVLFVGLDAALRSALERRLTENEVRVVVEDDVDAAPAHGPDVDVAVIDVRHAGALDLARGLRRFRPELPLLSIGAADDVATTVELLDRGVEDHLEAPADADVAAWRVQAATSGGVGVRPLGAQDLRFDEGARTVHYQGRSATLTPGEYDLVATLARKPGHVFRRGDVVARLWGRDSENGERAVDALVSRTRRRLERELGVEGGMIRTVRGVGYQFERRRTAREDDAEAVA
- a CDS encoding response regulator transcription factor, translating into MRGTTAPIRHDRDGGSDATRRARVALAPLDAEDVATRALVRDLGAGGLDVDVVAGPPEAGELPSGADALLVDVDPVSGAGWACAEAARTDVPAVPLLVRMVGEDVDATLRGFDLGAEDVLLHSTASAEVLARIGVVIRRHRADGVIRYGDLVIDFTARAAFLGSRPLDVSGLQFDVLAVLARHPDRVWTRRELVERAWPASGTPSARSVDVRIRHLRVALGDDVHDPTFIETVRGRGYRWLRAGAAVTHAFTDP
- a CDS encoding response regulator transcription factor; this encodes MSGASGDAVSLLWLRADAPSLGDVGATLEREGYVAHVAPQSAPDAHAASLGVDAVLLDGLEEAGWRFLRSVLSSRPDLPIVVVAESLPPEARIGLLDLGVAAHVPAPVDDAVLAARLRWARARRERRTAHSGPVLEVDDAQRRVWLNGEALDLPRREFDVLTMLMMNAGRVVPRERLMQSVWGPSYRPGSRSLDVRVSRLRKLLGDGEREAAPAIETVPGVGYRLLV